The nucleotide sequence CGGGTGCACGGCGACGTGGTGCTCAAGATCCTGATGCAGAAGCTGAGGTCCCTGGAGCTGGGGCTGTCGACGCTGGAGGAGTACACCAAGGTGCTGAACCAGAGGTACGGCGGCAAGCTGCCGGACCTGCACAACGGGCTGGCGCAGACAGGCAAGGCGCTGGAGAAGATGAAGGCGGACGTGGAGGACCTGGTGGAGTGGAAGGACAAGGTGGTACGTACTCAGTTCGTCCCAACCTTGTGTGATGCATGCAACTGAAAGGGCCAAGTGGTTTGAGTTTCTTTTGTTGTCTCTCGTTTTGGTTCAGGCGAGGGATGTGGGAGAGCTGAGGGACTGGAAATCAAGCGTCTCGCGGAAACTAGACCATCTGGTCAGGGAGAACGCGGCGATGAGGCAAGGacccatgccatgccatgccatgataCGCGACGAGGTAAAGCGGTCGGGTCGGGATTGTTTTGACGTGGATGTGCGCGCAGGTGGGATGTGGAGGAGATGAGGAGCATCCAGGAGACGCTTCAGAACAAGGAACTGGCGGTGCTTTCCATCAGCCTCTTCTTGGCGTGCGTCGCGCTCTTCAAGCTGGCGTGCGACCGCTTGCTGCTGCTCTTCGCCAGCAAGGAGGACGACGGGGCAGGGACGGGGTGGATGCTCGTGTTGGCGGCCAGCAGCCTCACCACCCTCATCGTGCTGCTCTACAGCTGAACGATTTTTTAGGAATAGAAAAATAATGACTTTGCGAGCTAGACCTCGTTACCTTCTTTCAGGTCATGTTATGAGTTAGCAAGTCATTAGGCAATCTAATTCTCCCCCCGTTTAGCACAGCTAGTCTTGTTTTACAAGAGAAATAAAGTACAAGAAAGATGGGTATACTGTGCAGTATGTTAGCGCGGCTTTCAACCTGCATTACTTCAACTACAAGACGCTATGGATGACTAACGAGGAACCAAAGAAAAGGATATCCAATAAGTTTACTTTCATCTGCAACAAGAAATGGGTTCATTTCATACCAGACAACACAAGAGTGGTGCAGCAGGCGTCAAGTGGAACAAGTTACAGACCACAAAAAAATAATGGGCAATTGAGCGAGCAAATTATTGAGGCACTGTTGCAATTGTGTGCTCGTCTTGCTGGCATTCAGCACTGGAAACTTTTCAGAAACAAAATTGTGAACCAAGACAGGTAATTTCGACAAGCATCAGCTAAGAGTATATTATAAGGCGCGCCTCGACATCTAATTCAGACCTTATAGCCGGTTAAGGTGAATCCTCTGCCTGCAATCTCGCCTACGCAGAACCATGCATAAAGCTCAACCCCAAACAGTGTTGCAATTCCAAGGTCCTCCACCTTGAGCTCCTTCCTGTTCTTCCAAAGCTGCTTGACACCGTCAACCTCCTTCCACAATGCTTCATAGCGGCCTGGTAGACTGAAGAAAACAGCAAATATATATACAAGCCACTGATCAGACTCCAGAGAACAAA is from Triticum aestivum cultivar Chinese Spring chromosome 3A, IWGSC CS RefSeq v2.1, whole genome shotgun sequence and encodes:
- the LOC123061411 gene encoding uncharacterized protein; translation: MAARLAQLRTKAAQAAEFASKHGGAYYKEAMEKNKQYVVQPPSVEKCQELSKQLFYTRLASLPGRYEALWKEVDGVKQLWKNRKELKVEDLGIATLFGVELYAWFCVGEIAGRGFTLTGYKV